In the genome of Hyphomicrobium sp. ghe19, the window TATGAGACGGAGTGTGGTCGTCTTCCCGCAGCCGCTCGGGCCGAGAAGGGTGAGAAACTCACCCTTCTCGACGGAGAGATCGATCTCATCGACTGCGGCGTGATTTCCATAACGCCTGACGACACGTTCCAATCGAAGGGCACAAACCATATTCAGTCTTAGCCCTTTGAAGTCTTGAGCACTGCTTGCTGGAAGCGCTCGCCCATCGCATCGAAGCTCGGCAACAGCCGCTCCAGGCCCTGCATCGTCATCAAGCGCACGTTCTTCACCAGGTCATCGTTCGACTTAGGATAGTTGTGCCAGAAGGCCGGCACAGTCACATCCTTACGCGACATCACGGACATCTGCACCTGAATGAAACGATCCTGCGTTTCTTGCTCAAGCAAATAGCCGAGGAAGGCGTCTGCCAGCGCATCGTGCTGCGTGCCTTTAACCTTGATGTACCAATCGCCATAGGCGACCGTGCCGTCGGCAGGAATGCCGGTTTTGAAGGTTGCGCCGCCGTTCTGAGTGAGGCCGAGAGCGTCCGCCGAATAAATCTGCGCGAACGATGCCTGCTCCTGCAGCATGAGGAACGAGAGTTCCGCGCCATCCTTGTAGTATTTGGCGGGACGCAGCCGTTCGACCGCCTCGAAGATGGGGTCGGACACCATTCCGGGCTTCCAGTCGTAGAAGGCGTTGAAGTCTTTCTTAGCGCCCCAGATCGCCGAGATGGCGATGAGCCACCAGTAGGCTCCGGCATCGAGGGCAAGCTTACCTTCGAGGTCTTTGTCCCACATCGTCGCCCAGCTGAGCGGCTTGTCGGCAGTGAGGGCCGTGTTCAACAGCGGCAGAGAGAAGCCCAGACCCAACGGCACGCCGTAGTCGCGGGCCGCTTCCGGCCGTGCGGTGAGGAAGAACGGCTGCAGGTCGGCAAGCTGAGGAAGCTTGGATCTGTCGGTCTTCGCGTAGAGACCTTCGGCGAGCGCGCCGAGCGTGGTGTATTCCTCGGAGACGGTGATATCGAAGGGAGGCTTGCCTGCGGGCGCCGCCTTCATCTGCGCGACCATCTGATCCCAGCCGCCGACCAGCGACACCTTCGTGCCGTACTTGGCGTTGAACGGATCCGAAATCGCGGTCTTGAACGAGTCGAGGTAACCGCCCGACCATGCGCACACCGTCAACTCTTCGCCCTTGAAGGCTTCCTTGGCGTCGAGTGCGTGAGCGCGCCCGATAATTGCGGGCATCGGCAAAAGCGCGGCGCCGGCTAGGACACTGCCGGTCTGCAGTATCTGGCGGCGGGACAGAGTCTTCTTGTTGGTCTTACCTTCACCGTCATTCATTTCAGAAACTCCCGATGGCTGCTGGTGCTGTTGCGAAGTAGGTCAGGCGGGATCGCGTTTGCCCGAGTTCGATGACCGGAAAACGCCCTGCATGACGAAGCTCTGTGCGCTGATTGGCTCGCGCGCGTTCGGCGGAGCAAAGAAGACGAATGGCCCGGGCTTTTGAAAAAGCCACGGCCGGCGCATTGCGCGGCCCGATCGCCACTTCGGCATTCCAAGAATGCATCGTGCCCCCGCGGCGCTTGGCCGACATTGAAGACCGTTCAATAGTCCGCTCGACGCGCGACGCGTCTCACGTCCGTCGAATTGCGCCTCTATTGGAATGATTGTCCATGTTCGAGGCAGATTGCGCATCAGGTAAGCAGCTTCAAACCGTAATGCGTATTTCATAAGACGTTGACGACCGTATTTCGCAAATTGATCTAAGTCAACGACCCCCTTCCGCTCTTATGGGCTTTCTTTTTACAGTGCGCGCCCGGATGCCGCCCGCGCGTCGTCACCCAATTTCCCGTAAGCATCCTGAGCGGGACGGCGCGAAGCGTCTCTCGAAATATTGCGCAATGGTGCGGGCGGCGGGGTTATCCGCGCGCCATCGGGCTCTGGGCACGCGGTCGGGATCGACAGTCCAAGGCTTACTTGTAGTCGCCTTTCCGCATGCGGATGACGAGGAGACGCGTTACGGCAACGAAAACGATCCCGGCAACGAGTGCGGCCGGCAACGAAGCGGTCGTATATTCGTAAGGCCACCTGCTCGCGTACGAGACGGGATTCAAAAGATAGAGATAGGTTGCGAAGCCTGCCGCCATCGCGAGCAGAGCGGCCGGATTGAAGCCGCCCCAGAATTCGTAAGGCGTGCCCGGTCCGTCTTGATAGATCCCGCGGACGTTGAGCGAATTGCGGCGCAGCAAAAAGGTATCGGCGATTTGGATCGCGCATAGCGGCGCAAAGAAGACGCCGATGAACGCCAAGAACGTGCCGAAGTTCGAGAAGAACTCTTCGGGGATGAGAATGCCGACGGCCGCGACCGGTACGATCGAAAAGAGAATGAGCGTGCCCCAGCGCGCATCTCCGAGCGCCGGGACGCGGCGCAGGCCAATGGCCGTCGAATAGACACCGGCGAGCGACGGACCAAGATTGGCCGCCATGATCAACAGCAACGCAATGAGGCCATAGAGCGGGCCGCCGAGAGACACGAGCCACGCGGTCGGGTCCGGCACCTGCAGCACCAACATCGCCGCGAGCCCGACGATGCTGAGCAATGGCAGAGACAATCCCATCGCCAGCATGGACGGCAACACGGACTTCGACGGAGAGGGCGATTCACGGACGATCGTGCCGAAATATGCCCAGAACCCCAGAAGCGAAACGATGCTAATCTCGACGCCCGTGACGTAATTCCAGGCCAAGCTCGGCGAAGCCATCGACGGCTTCGCGACGGCCAGCGCTTCCGCGTTCGAGGAGAGCAGCTGGTAGAGCATCCAAATGCCGATCCCCACGACGACGAAGAAGAGCACGTTGGAGGCGGCCTCGAGACCCTTAAGCCCGCGAAGCAGCACCAAATAGACGACGATACACGTCACCGCCGATACGATCCTGACGATCGTGAGCGAGCTTTCCGGATCGGCCAATCCCACCGTGATCAGGGCTTGAGCAACAGCTTTTCCGAAGAAGACGAGCAGCAGGGTATTCCAGCCGATGATCGACGCATATTGAAGGAAGACGGTGATCAACCAGCCGCGATTGCCGAACTGAGGCTTCGACGCTGCGATCGAGTCGATGCCGTATTTCGTCGACATCGGCACGACGGCAAGCGTGAGCATCAGCATTCCGATCATCGATCCTGCGATCAACGCCGAGACGCCCATTTTGAAATCGAGATAGAAGGCGACGTATTGGCCAATGAGGTAGGACCAGTTTCCGCAGGCGGTCACAAGCAGAACGACCGTCAACTGTCTTGTCGTCCACGTCCGGTCTTTGACCGTCAGCGGCCAGCCGGATTCGGCTACGCTGTCCTGCGTCGAACTCATTCCCCCCCCTTACGATTTCTTCGCGATTTTCCTGATTCCAAAGTCCATCGAGAGAACCAACACGGCACCCGCCAGCATGAAGACAGCCAGCAGCGCAATCGCATACTGCGAGGACGCGCCGTGCTGTTTGGCGAAGCCAACCAGATACGGGCCGAAAAAACCACTGCTGTTTGCGACCGAATTAATCAGTGCGATCCCGGCTGCGGCGGCGGGTCCTGTGAGTATCGCTGCCGGCACGGTCCAGAAGACCGGGAAAATCGACAGTGTGCAAGCGGATGCGATCGTCAGCAGGACGAGCAGCAGAATTGGTGAAGATACGAAAGCGCACAACCCGAAGGCCGCGGCGGCGACTAAGCCCGGGATCGCGATATGCCAGATGCGTTCGCCCGTCTGATCCGAATGGCGCCCCCATGCCCACATGAAAAGCGCGGAGATCAGGTATGGCACGGCGACGACGAAGCCCGTTTCAGTATTCGTCAAGGACATGCTCTTGACGATTTGGGGCAGCCAAAAGCCCAGCCCGTAGAGTCCTATTCCGGTGCCGAAGCACGACGCGGCGAGGACGAGCACGCGCCGATCCGTCAAAGCCCCGCGGATCGAGTGACTGTGACTTGGGATATCCACTTCGCGGTCGGCCTTGAGCCGGGCAAGCAGTGCATCGCGCTCTTCTTCGGACAGCCATTTTGCCTTAGCGGGCGTATCCACGAGAACGAAGAAGCAGATCACGCCGAGGATGATTGCGGGCACGGCCTCGAGCACGAACAGCCATTGCCATCCACGGACCCCCCAGACGCCGTTCCACGCATCCAGAATCCAGCCCGACAGTGGAGATCCGATCACCGTGGAAATCGGAACGGCCATCATGAAAATAGAGACGACGCGAGCGCGTTCCGCCGCCGGAACCCAATTGGTGAGATAGTAAATGACGCCGGGGAAGAAGCCCGCTTCGGCCGCACCGAGCGTGAAACGTAGAACCGCAAGAACGTTGACGTCGGTGACGAATGCAGTCGAGGCCGACAACAGGCCCCACGTAACCATTATCCGCGCCAGCCAAATTCGCGCGCCCACCCGCGACATGACGAGGTTGCTCGGAACCTCGAAGAGGCAATAGCCGAGAAAAAACACGCCGGCGATGAATCCGAACGCTTCAGGCTGGATCGAAAGATCCGCATTCATCTGAAGCGCTGCGAAGCTGACATTGACCCGGTCGAGGTAGGCCGTGAAATAAGCCGCGATCAGCAGAGGCAAGACTCGATACTGCACTTTGGCGAGCGCACGAGAGAGCGGTGGCGGCATATGACGATGATCCGTGATGCGGGTTCCGAGAGATCAGCCGAGTGGCGATGCTCTGCTCGAAAGAGATGGATGGGACTGGCGGAGAAGCAGGACGCGCAGGGCCGTCAGGCGCCCGCCCGTTCCTGCTGGACGGATATCGTCTCATCGCGGATGGTCGAGAGACGCTTGTAAAAGAGATTGCTGTAGATCGACACTTCGAGCCGAGCGACGCCCTGAAGCGACCGGACGCTTTGATCGATCACATCAAGCAGTTCGCGGTCGGTCTGGCAGATGAATTCCGTCAGGATGTCATAGCGCCCGGCGCAGATGACGATGTAAGTTGTATTCGCCAATCGCGCCAATGCATCGGCGACGTCCTTCACGCTATGCCCGGCCGCCACGTTGATCCCGACCCACGCCATCGACCGGAACTCGAGGCTCATCGGGTTGATCAACGCGATGACGCTGACAGTGCCTGTGTCGGACAGATTCTTGAAGCGTAAACGCACTTGGCCTTCGGATACGCCGAGCTCCTCGGCGACTTGCAAAAATGGCTTGCGTCCGTCCTCGCTCAGCGAGCGAATGATGCGAACATCCATTCCATCTATCTCACGCGGCCGCACGCCCGTCTCGCTCTCGGCCTTGTTCTGCGCGGCCGCAAAGTGGGCGAGCTGATAGTGGAGACTGAGGTAGGGCACTATTTCGATCGTCTGAATGCCCTCGATCTTACCGACCTCGTTTTCGATCGTCGCCTGCAGGGCGGCCCGGTCGCGACAAAGAACTTCGGCGAAGAGAGAAAAATGAGATGCCGAAACGACGACGTAGTCGATCGAGGGAATGTTCTGCAGCTGCCGCGCAATTTCACTCGCTGGACGGTCCGGCCGGTTCGTCATGCAGAGGAGTGCGGCTGAGCCATAGCCGAGCACCGATGGATCGGTAACTGCAGTAATCTGCATCACCCGCTGCTCGATCAGATCGAGGACGCGCGTACGCGCCGTCTTCTCGGTCACTCCAACTTCGCGCGCGATGCGTGAGAACGGCATGCGCCCATCCGCTTGCAGCAGCGAAACGATGCTCCGATCGAGATTGTCCAGCGATGCAACGAGCCGGAGATAATCCGGCGTCGTCATAGTTCCCTTCATTCAAGCCTCCCCAGCCGGCACGATACACCGCTCCTGCGAAAGAGCCCGAACCTCGCGATTGATCAAGCCCGGAATGCGTTTCCCAGTCTTGACACAAAAGTTGGTACGAATTACAGTATTATATCATCGCATTTCGACGAATTACGGTTATGGGAGCGGCCATCAGTGAAAGTCGGGATCTTGCAAGAGGGCGAGGTGATGCCGGGCATGAGTTACGCCCAGCGCTACCGGGACATCATCGAAGAGGTCGCTCTGGCGGACAAGTTGGGGTTCTCGACCTGGGGAACTTCGGAACAGCATTTCAGCCCTCCCCGGTTCACCGTCTCCGCTCCCGAGGTGCTCTACGCCGCCGTCTCGCAGCACACCAAGCGCATCAAGCTGCGCGTCATGTGCTCGGTATTGCTGAAATGGAATCATCCCATCCTCGTCGCCGAGCGCCTCGCAACGCTCAACATCGTTTCCAATGGCCGCGCAGAGATCGGTACGGCGCGCTCCAACAATCTCACGACTCTCGGTGCCTTCGGCGTGAAGCCGACGGAGACGGTCGAGCAATGGAACGATTCCATGGAGGTGCTGGCCAAGATCTTCGCCAGCGACCAGCTCGAGCATGACGGCCCTGTTTGGAAAATTCCTCAGAGAACGATCGTTCCCTCGTTTGAAAAGGAAACGCATCCTCCTGTGTCCGTCGCCGCCTCCAGCGTCAAGACCCATGCTTCGGCGGGCGAGATGCAGATCGGCGCAATGTGCTTCGAGAATTACTTCGGGTTCGACTACCTGCAGGAATGCATCAACGCCTATCGCAGTGCCTATCCGACCGGCCGCAACCTGATGCCGAACCCCAATTCCTACATGGGGCTTTACGTGGCGACTTCGTTCTGCGGACCGACGCGCGCCGAGGCAGCGAAGGTCGCTCGCGATGTCGCGCTCGGCTATTTCAAGTTCATTCTCGATCTTTACGTGCCCCTGTCCAAGAATCCGAGCTACGAATACCTCGAGCGCATCCAGCTCTTGGAAGCCAACGAGACCAATCTCGACTTCCTGATGACCGAGACACCTTCCGTGTTGATCGGCTCTCCGGCAGACTTCATCGAGCGGCTTCGCAAGCTTGAAGCCATGGGCATCGACGAGGTTTTGCTACGCATCGACGGCGTTCCTCATGAAGAGATCATGAAGAGCATCCACTTGATCGGCACCGAGGTCATTCCCGCTGTCGACCGCGAGCATAAGATTGCAGCTGAATGACCGGAACCGATAGCACTCCAGAACCGGCAGACATCGTCGTTCTCAGCCGTCGTATCATAACGATGGACCCTGAGACCGATCCGCGGATCGAAGCCGTTGCGGTGCGAGGCAAGCGCATCTTGCGCCTGCTCCGCCGGGACGAAATCTCAGCGGTCGCCAATGAGAAAAC includes:
- a CDS encoding PotD/PotF family extracellular solute-binding protein; this encodes MNDGEGKTNKKTLSRRQILQTGSVLAGAALLPMPAIIGRAHALDAKEAFKGEELTVCAWSGGYLDSFKTAISDPFNAKYGTKVSLVGGWDQMVAQMKAAPAGKPPFDITVSEEYTTLGALAEGLYAKTDRSKLPQLADLQPFFLTARPEAARDYGVPLGLGFSLPLLNTALTADKPLSWATMWDKDLEGKLALDAGAYWWLIAISAIWGAKKDFNAFYDWKPGMVSDPIFEAVERLRPAKYYKDGAELSFLMLQEQASFAQIYSADALGLTQNGGATFKTGIPADGTVAYGDWYIKVKGTQHDALADAFLGYLLEQETQDRFIQVQMSVMSRKDVTVPAFWHNYPKSNDDLVKNVRLMTMQGLERLLPSFDAMGERFQQAVLKTSKG
- a CDS encoding cytosine permease; protein product: MSSTQDSVAESGWPLTVKDRTWTTRQLTVVLLVTACGNWSYLIGQYVAFYLDFKMGVSALIAGSMIGMLMLTLAVVPMSTKYGIDSIAASKPQFGNRGWLITVFLQYASIIGWNTLLLVFFGKAVAQALITVGLADPESSLTIVRIVSAVTCIVVYLVLLRGLKGLEAASNVLFFVVVGIGIWMLYQLLSSNAEALAVAKPSMASPSLAWNYVTGVEISIVSLLGFWAYFGTIVRESPSPSKSVLPSMLAMGLSLPLLSIVGLAAMLVLQVPDPTAWLVSLGGPLYGLIALLLIMAANLGPSLAGVYSTAIGLRRVPALGDARWGTLILFSIVPVAAVGILIPEEFFSNFGTFLAFIGVFFAPLCAIQIADTFLLRRNSLNVRGIYQDGPGTPYEFWGGFNPAALLAMAAGFATYLYLLNPVSYASRWPYEYTTASLPAALVAGIVFVAVTRLLVIRMRKGDYK
- a CDS encoding MFS transporter, translated to MPPPLSRALAKVQYRVLPLLIAAYFTAYLDRVNVSFAALQMNADLSIQPEAFGFIAGVFFLGYCLFEVPSNLVMSRVGARIWLARIMVTWGLLSASTAFVTDVNVLAVLRFTLGAAEAGFFPGVIYYLTNWVPAAERARVVSIFMMAVPISTVIGSPLSGWILDAWNGVWGVRGWQWLFVLEAVPAIILGVICFFVLVDTPAKAKWLSEEERDALLARLKADREVDIPSHSHSIRGALTDRRVLVLAASCFGTGIGLYGLGFWLPQIVKSMSLTNTETGFVVAVPYLISALFMWAWGRHSDQTGERIWHIAIPGLVAAAAFGLCAFVSSPILLLVLLTIASACTLSIFPVFWTVPAAILTGPAAAAGIALINSVANSSGFFGPYLVGFAKQHGASSQYAIALLAVFMLAGAVLVLSMDFGIRKIAKKS
- a CDS encoding Lrp/AsnC family transcriptional regulator, whose product is MKGTMTTPDYLRLVASLDNLDRSIVSLLQADGRMPFSRIAREVGVTEKTARTRVLDLIEQRVMQITAVTDPSVLGYGSAALLCMTNRPDRPASEIARQLQNIPSIDYVVVSASHFSLFAEVLCRDRAALQATIENEVGKIEGIQTIEIVPYLSLHYQLAHFAAAQNKAESETGVRPREIDGMDVRIIRSLSEDGRKPFLQVAEELGVSEGQVRLRFKNLSDTGTVSVIALINPMSLEFRSMAWVGINVAAGHSVKDVADALARLANTTYIVICAGRYDILTEFICQTDRELLDVIDQSVRSLQGVARLEVSIYSNLFYKRLSTIRDETISVQQERAGA
- a CDS encoding LLM class flavin-dependent oxidoreductase, which codes for MKVGILQEGEVMPGMSYAQRYRDIIEEVALADKLGFSTWGTSEQHFSPPRFTVSAPEVLYAAVSQHTKRIKLRVMCSVLLKWNHPILVAERLATLNIVSNGRAEIGTARSNNLTTLGAFGVKPTETVEQWNDSMEVLAKIFASDQLEHDGPVWKIPQRTIVPSFEKETHPPVSVAASSVKTHASAGEMQIGAMCFENYFGFDYLQECINAYRSAYPTGRNLMPNPNSYMGLYVATSFCGPTRAEAAKVARDVALGYFKFILDLYVPLSKNPSYEYLERIQLLEANETNLDFLMTETPSVLIGSPADFIERLRKLEAMGIDEVLLRIDGVPHEEIMKSIHLIGTEVIPAVDREHKIAAE